The genomic segment TGCCAGGCGCCGCAACAAGGCACTCTGAAGAGCAGCGCCACCTGCACGACATCGACCGTCGTGGTGACCAACACCGGAACGGTGCCGCTGGCGGCGTGGACCACCCGGCCGGGCGGACGGAAAGTGACCAAGTCGACCGTGGCGCCGGGCGCCACGAAGACCATCACCGCCAAGACCGGGCTGGCCGTGCAGGTGGTGGACACAACCGAACGTGTCGGCCTGAAGGACTGCGGAAGTGCGACACCGACGCCCAGCGCGAGCGTCGGTTCGGGCAGTTCGGCCTCGCCGGGTGCGAGCGCCACGGTCGACCCGAGCAGCACTCCGGTCGCCGGTGGCGCCGGTGACCTGCCGGTGACCGGCAGCCGGCTGGGCCTGCTCGGAGCGATGGCCGGCGGCCTACTGCTGGGCGGTGGTGTGCTGATTCTGTTGGCCCGGCGGCGGTCCCGCGGCTGAGTCGGGCAGGCGGAAGGCGGCCCCGCGCCCGCTGACCAGCCCAGATCAGTGGGCGAGGGCGGCGCGGAGGTCGGCGGCGCGCAGGGTGCCCGGGGTACCGCCGGTGCGGGCGAGTTCGTTGCTGCGGCGGCGCAGCAGCTCGTTGACCGGCGTGGATACCCCGGCGAGGCGGCCCAGCAGCACGATCTCGCCGTTGAGGTAGTCGGCCTCCACGCTGCCGGTGCCGCGGTACAGGCTCTGCCAGGTGGACGAGCCCGCCGGGGTGTCGCCGAACCGGGTGATGTGCAGGATGTCGCCGCGCCGCTGCCGGTCCTCGGCCGTGGAGACCACGTCGATGCCGGCCGCGGCGAGTACCGCCTCGCCCTCGGCGCGGGCGGCGTCGATCAGCGCCGCGGTGTCGTCGTCGTCCGTGCCGACCAGCGCGCCGACCGAGTTGGCCAGGTTCATCAGCAGCTTGCGGTACTTCCAGCGCATGATGTCCGGCCGCGGCTGCGCGACGAACGTGGCGGTACCGAGCCGTGCGGCGAGCGCGGTCGCGCCGGTGTCGACACCCGACGGGTACCGGCCGAGGTCGAGGATCCCGGTGGTGGGCACCGAGTACGCCTGCACCACGCCGGGTTCCAGGTGGCCGGCGGGCATCATCACGCACACGCCGTAGACGGTGCCGAAGTGGCGCAGCGCGAGCCGCTCGTTCGCCACCCCGTTCTGCACGCAGCAGACCGGGACGTCCGGGCCGGCGGCGGCGACGAGGTCGGCGAGCGCGGCGGCGGTGCCGTTGGTCTTGATCGCGAGCAGCACCACGTCGCCGTCCCGCCAGTCGATCTCGGCGGGCGAGGCGACCGCCGGGATCCGCAGCGTCGCGGTGGTCTCCGGGTCCTCGATCCGCAGCCCGTCGCGGCGGATCCGGTGCAGGTGCTCGCCGCGGGCGACGAGCACCACGTCCTGCCCGGCCTGGGACAGCCGGCTGCCCAGGACCCCGCCGATCGCGCCGGCGCCGTACACGATGAACCGCATGGTCGCAGGTTGCCATGGCGGCGCCGGGCCCGACCGCCGGGTGGTACCGGAGTGGCGCGGCGAAGTGGCGGGTATGACGCCGTGGACGGGCGCGGGCACCCTCGGTGATCTTGCTGAGATCGCCTCGTGATCATGTGTTGCAAATCACTTACTTTACGGAATGCAGTAGATTCAGGCGTAAGAGCCGATTAATGCCGGCAATAGGCGTGAGTCACATTCACAGATGGTGACAATCCTTCGCGGCGGCGCGAACGCCGCAAGCCGCCGAGCACGGTACGTATCCCGACAGCTCGACGCGGTCCTCTAGTGTTCGGCGCCGTGGTCTTCGAGCAGGACAATCTCCGGCGATTCGGGTACAAGCAGGAACTCAGGCGCTCCCTGAGCTTCCCCGATCTGCTCTTCTACGGGCTGATCTTCATGGTGCCGATCGCGCCGTTCGGCATCTTCGGCAGCGTCTACCAGGCCTCCGGCGGCATGGTCACGCTGGCGTACGGGATCGGCATGGTCGCGATGATCTTCACCGCGGCGTCCTACGCCCAGATGGTCAAGGCGTTCCCGATGGCCGGCTCGGTCTACACGTACGCCGGCCGCGGCATCGCACCGCCGGTCGGCTTCATCGCCGGCTGGATGGTGCTGCTCGACTACATCCTGGTGCCGAGCCTGCTGTACCTCGTCGCCGGCAGTGCCATGACCACGTTCGTACCGGGCGTGCCGGTGTGGGCGTGGCTGCTGATCTTCCTGGCGTTCAACACCACGGTGAACTTCTTCGGCATCAAGCTGACCGCCGTCACCACCCGGGTGATGCTGGTCGGCGAGCTGGCGGTGCTGCTGATCTTCCTCGCCGTCGGCATCTACGGCGTGGCCACCGGCAAGGCGACCGGCGACCCGCTGAAGCCGCTGTTCGACTCGCACCACTTCTCCACCACCGTCGCGTTCGGCGCGGTGTCGGTGGCGGCGCTGTCGTTCCTCGGCTTCGACGGCATCTCGATGCTGGCCGAGGAGAACCGCGGCGAGTCGCGCCAGGTCGGCCGGGCGCTGATCGGCGCGCTGGTCCTCGCCGGGCTGCTGTTCATGGTGCAGACCTGGGTGGCGTCGATGTTCGTGTCCGGACCGGCGCAGATCAAGGGGGACGTGGACAACGCGTTCTACAACGCGGCGAAGGTCGCCGGCGGACCGTGGCTGTCCACCCTGACCGCGCTGACCACCGCGATCGCATGGGGATTCGCCGACTCGCTGGTCGCGCAGGTGGCGACGTCGCGGTTGCTGTTCGCGATGGGCCGGGACCGGCAGCTGCCGAGGTTCCTCGCCCGGGTGTCGCCGAAGCGGATGGTGCCGACCAATGCGATCTTCCTGACCGCGCT from the Actinocatenispora thailandica genome contains:
- a CDS encoding ketopantoate reductase family protein; the encoded protein is MRFIVYGAGAIGGVLGSRLSQAGQDVVLVARGEHLHRIRRDGLRIEDPETTATLRIPAVASPAEIDWRDGDVVLLAIKTNGTAAALADLVAAAGPDVPVCCVQNGVANERLALRHFGTVYGVCVMMPAGHLEPGVVQAYSVPTTGILDLGRYPSGVDTGATALAARLGTATFVAQPRPDIMRWKYRKLLMNLANSVGALVGTDDDDTAALIDAARAEGEAVLAAAGIDVVSTAEDRQRRGDILHITRFGDTPAGSSTWQSLYRGTGSVEADYLNGEIVLLGRLAGVSTPVNELLRRRSNELARTGGTPGTLRAADLRAALAH
- a CDS encoding APC family permease, which produces MVFEQDNLRRFGYKQELRRSLSFPDLLFYGLIFMVPIAPFGIFGSVYQASGGMVTLAYGIGMVAMIFTAASYAQMVKAFPMAGSVYTYAGRGIAPPVGFIAGWMVLLDYILVPSLLYLVAGSAMTTFVPGVPVWAWLLIFLAFNTTVNFFGIKLTAVTTRVMLVGELAVLLIFLAVGIYGVATGKATGDPLKPLFDSHHFSTTVAFGAVSVAALSFLGFDGISMLAEENRGESRQVGRALIGALVLAGLLFMVQTWVASMFVSGPAQIKGDVDNAFYNAAKVAGGPWLSTLTALTTAIAWGFADSLVAQVATSRLLFAMGRDRQLPRFLARVSPKRMVPTNAIFLTALVTLGVGLYMSSRADGIALLSSMINVGALAAFMLLHLSVVVYHLIRQRSRRILAHLVVPVIGIAILVLVEVNADHNAQILGIAWLALGLIVLASLYALGRRPRVPSMGMADEEPVQEPV